A genomic stretch from Bdellovibrionota bacterium includes:
- the lon gene encoding endopeptidase La, with protein MAQEGSKKDAKSLPLLPLRDLIVFPHMMMPLFVGREKSINALEHAMNQRTDIILAAQKDAKTNSPEAEDIYEIGTRGSIIQLLRLPDGTVKVLIEGKGRVKINKFVANENYFQVDFEDLPEKIDNKVEANALMRSVKTTFETYVKLNKRIPPEILMRVSTIEAPGELADIIVAQLNLKLEDKQKILEINDPALRLEKLLNLMTGEIEILEVERKIRNRVKKQMERSQKEYYLNEQMQAIQKELGEKDDFQQEVRELEEKLKTKKMSKEAHEKVKKEIKKLKMMSPMSAEATVVRNYIDWVLGLPWYNYSEVKHDMAFAEEILDEDHWGLEKVKERILEHLAVQQMTGKLQGPILCLVGPPGVGKTSLGRSIAKSLNRSFVRISLGGVRDEAEIRGHRRTYVGAMPGKLIQALKKADTGNPLVLLDEIDKMSNDFRGDPASAMLEVLDPEQNATFQDHYLEVEYDLSQIMFITTANSLHTIPRPLLDRMEIIQLGGYTENEKYFIAEKYLAPKQLEKHGLTDDKVEFTEAGLRFLVRHYTREAGVRTLEREIASVARKTARELLRTDKAKAKIKIPKHVKGKPFQLTPKVITDLLGAEKYKHGKIEEGNEIGLTNGMAWTEVGGDLLVMEVTMVPGKGKFTVTGQLGDVMKESCSAAMSYVRSRGPLFGLDKEFFANIDIHIHAPEGAIPKDGPSAGIAITTSIVSAIMRIPVKRTVSMTGEVTLRGRVLAIGGLKEKILAAHRGGIKTIICPKENEKDLKDIPKEVLKELKVILVDHVDQVLVNALDISKPQDLFKMRNDKVFGLKAQFTGHSFH; from the coding sequence ATGGCTCAAGAGGGAAGTAAGAAGGACGCAAAATCGTTACCACTGTTACCGCTCAGAGATCTCATCGTTTTTCCGCACATGATGATGCCACTATTCGTAGGTCGTGAAAAGAGTATCAATGCTCTTGAACACGCTATGAATCAGAGAACGGATATCATTCTAGCAGCGCAAAAAGATGCAAAAACAAACTCACCAGAAGCTGAAGACATTTATGAAATCGGTACACGCGGCAGTATCATTCAGCTTCTTCGTTTACCAGACGGAACTGTAAAAGTTCTTATCGAAGGTAAAGGCAGAGTAAAAATTAACAAATTCGTAGCGAATGAAAATTACTTCCAAGTAGATTTCGAAGATCTTCCAGAAAAAATCGATAACAAAGTTGAAGCTAACGCTTTGATGAGATCGGTGAAGACAACTTTCGAAACATACGTGAAATTGAACAAGAGAATTCCGCCAGAAATCCTAATGAGAGTTTCAACTATCGAAGCTCCAGGAGAGTTAGCAGATATCATCGTTGCTCAATTGAACTTGAAGCTCGAAGATAAGCAAAAAATCCTAGAGATCAATGATCCTGCGTTGAGATTAGAAAAACTTCTTAACTTAATGACTGGTGAAATTGAAATCTTAGAAGTAGAAAGAAAAATCAGAAACAGAGTTAAGAAACAAATGGAACGTTCTCAAAAGGAATACTATTTGAATGAGCAAATGCAAGCCATTCAAAAAGAACTTGGCGAGAAAGATGATTTCCAACAAGAAGTTCGTGAACTAGAAGAAAAGCTCAAAACTAAAAAAATGAGCAAAGAAGCGCACGAAAAAGTTAAGAAAGAAATTAAGAAATTAAAAATGATGTCACCTATGAGTGCTGAAGCCACTGTAGTTAGAAACTACATTGACTGGGTACTTGGTCTTCCATGGTACAATTACTCCGAAGTGAAGCATGATATGGCTTTCGCTGAAGAAATTTTAGATGAAGATCACTGGGGATTAGAAAAAGTAAAAGAAAGAATCTTAGAACATTTAGCTGTTCAACAGATGACTGGTAAACTTCAAGGTCCAATCCTTTGTTTAGTTGGTCCTCCAGGTGTGGGTAAAACTTCTCTTGGTAGATCGATTGCAAAATCACTCAATAGATCGTTCGTAAGAATTTCTTTGGGTGGTGTTCGTGATGAAGCGGAAATCCGTGGTCACAGAAGAACATACGTTGGAGCAATGCCAGGGAAATTAATCCAAGCTTTAAAGAAAGCAGATACAGGAAACCCGTTAGTTCTTTTAGATGAAATCGATAAAATGAGTAACGATTTCAGAGGCGATCCAGCTTCTGCAATGCTTGAAGTTCTAGATCCAGAACAAAACGCTACTTTCCAAGATCATTATTTGGAAGTGGAATACGATTTATCGCAAATCATGTTCATCACAACTGCAAACTCTCTTCACACGATCCCAAGACCATTACTTGATCGTATGGAAATCATCCAATTGGGTGGATACACTGAAAACGAAAAATACTTCATCGCAGAAAAGTATCTTGCTCCTAAGCAATTAGAGAAGCACGGTTTGACTGACGATAAAGTAGAATTCACAGAAGCAGGCTTAAGATTCTTGGTTCGTCACTATACGCGTGAAGCGGGTGTGAGAACTCTAGAAAGAGAAATTGCAAGTGTTGCAAGAAAGACTGCGCGTGAACTTTTAAGAACAGACAAAGCGAAAGCAAAAATTAAAATTCCTAAGCATGTAAAAGGAAAACCATTCCAACTTACACCAAAAGTGATCACTGACCTCTTGGGTGCGGAAAAGTACAAACATGGAAAGATCGAAGAAGGAAACGAAATCGGTCTTACAAATGGTATGGCTTGGACAGAAGTGGGTGGAGATCTTTTAGTGATGGAAGTTACGATGGTTCCTGGAAAAGGGAAGTTCACAGTGACTGGCCAATTGGGTGATGTGATGAAAGAATCTTGTTCTGCGGCGATGAGCTATGTGAGATCACGTGGACCACTCTTCGGCTTAGACAAAGAATTCTTTGCTAACATCGATATCCATATCCATGCCCCAGAGGGCGCAATTCCTAAAGACGGACCGTCGGCAGGTATCGCGATCACTACTTCAATCGTTTCTGCAATCATGAGAATTCCAGTGAAGAGAACAGTTTCGATGACAGGTGAAGTGACATTGAGAGGAAGAGTTCTAGCAATCGGTGGTCTAAAAGAGAAAATCTTAGCGGCACACAGAGGCGGAATTAAGACGATCATTTGTCCTAAGGAAAATGAAAAGGATCTTAAGGACATTCCAAAAGAAGTTCTTAAGGAATTGAAAGTGATTTTAGTGGATCACGTGGATCAAGTGCTTGTAAACGCTCTTGATATCTCGAAGCCACAAGATCTTTTCAAGATGAGAAACGACAAGGTATTTGGGCTTAAGGCACAATTTACAGGTCACTCATTCCACTGA
- a CDS encoding protein-glutamine glutaminase family protein, whose translation MKQAILFVLLLSIFSINVSAQVSAIRHPDQDYQDAARKVFNLRNLKHKFLKNTDAYSARTSEIIMSSVAPWSHGDINKAFSEVRDERFMRDDTGFARRPTWLYPYDGCYARAEVAAQRLELKGFSKPSKVFIFGNLVVESKNSSQGVVTWWYHVAVAYGHQGTIYIFDPALEPNNLLTVQQWSALMGPAKKQFSICDDAAFDPYSPCEGGAQLSYEQAQEHQEDFFNAEKENLMLLGKNPAEELGDLPVWKRE comes from the coding sequence ATGAAGCAAGCGATCTTATTTGTTCTACTTTTAAGCATATTCAGTATCAATGTATCAGCGCAAGTTTCTGCTATAAGACATCCAGATCAAGACTACCAAGATGCTGCAAGAAAAGTATTCAATCTTCGAAATCTAAAACATAAATTTTTAAAAAATACAGATGCTTATTCTGCAAGAACTTCAGAAATCATTATGTCTTCCGTAGCACCTTGGAGCCATGGAGATATCAACAAAGCTTTTTCCGAAGTTCGAGACGAAAGATTTATGAGAGACGACACAGGATTTGCCAGAAGACCAACTTGGCTCTATCCATACGATGGTTGTTATGCGAGAGCAGAAGTAGCTGCGCAAAGATTAGAACTTAAAGGATTTTCAAAACCTTCGAAGGTTTTTATTTTTGGAAACTTGGTTGTAGAATCAAAGAATTCATCTCAAGGGGTAGTCACTTGGTGGTACCATGTTGCCGTTGCTTACGGTCACCAGGGAACGATTTATATTTTTGATCCTGCCCTTGAGCCTAATAATCTTTTAACGGTTCAGCAATGGTCTGCTCTTATGGGGCCAGCAAAAAAACAATTTTCAATTTGCGATGATGCAGCTTTTGATCCGTATTCTCCATGCGAAGGAGGGGCTCAACTTTCTTATGAGCAGGCTCAAGAACATCAAGAGGATTTTTTTAATGCAGAAAAAGAAAATCTAATGTTATTAGGCAAGAATCCAGCAGAAGAGCTAGGTGACTTGCCTGTTTGGAAAAGAGAGTAA
- a CDS encoding winged helix-turn-helix domain-containing protein, which yields MSKILDSKNLEQDYELGKLYRDRGDFDNAIAKFEPLSQDYFESKRYDDYLKCLNDLLRIYAEQEDAAKIQSTKEKLQDIAMNDDFEMSSYTYYTLGICGAYKGQYDIALDYFQKALTLGLQNENKKDMCYAIAGLAITYSQLGKYQEALQELYNLKVFFEVLSLPELKISSQILNGVILRKTGRHEQSLEVLWECYDYLKTEKNHYFYLQLLYAIGVTYKEQGDVELAKIYLQLLKKSIDANSFVRLAKDTEKRLLEIGVSNQDEYDLIFDLISNSVTERKKGKVDFNNQFILLELLHLFMKYPGETFSKEAIVKKIWNQEYSPVIHDNKIYVTIKRLRKMIEPDYNKPKYIFRAKSGYFFNKASRVRLNVEER from the coding sequence ATGTCTAAGATTTTAGACTCTAAAAATTTAGAACAGGATTACGAGTTAGGAAAGCTATATAGAGATCGTGGTGATTTTGATAATGCTATTGCTAAATTTGAACCTTTGTCTCAGGATTATTTCGAATCCAAAAGATATGATGATTATTTAAAGTGTCTAAATGATCTATTAAGAATTTACGCAGAACAAGAAGATGCGGCAAAAATTCAATCTACAAAAGAAAAACTTCAAGACATTGCAATGAATGATGATTTTGAAATGTCATCTTATACCTACTACACGCTGGGCATTTGTGGTGCCTACAAAGGGCAATACGACATAGCTTTAGATTATTTCCAAAAAGCACTGACTCTAGGCCTTCAAAATGAAAACAAAAAAGACATGTGTTATGCTATAGCTGGCCTTGCAATTACTTATTCTCAATTGGGAAAATATCAAGAGGCTCTCCAGGAACTTTACAATCTAAAAGTATTTTTTGAAGTATTGTCTCTTCCAGAACTCAAAATCTCATCCCAAATTTTAAATGGTGTAATCTTAAGAAAAACAGGAAGGCATGAACAATCTCTAGAGGTTCTCTGGGAGTGTTACGACTATTTGAAAACAGAAAAGAATCATTATTTCTATTTACAGCTTTTGTATGCCATTGGCGTGACTTACAAAGAACAAGGCGACGTGGAGCTTGCAAAAATTTATTTGCAATTGCTTAAAAAATCTATCGATGCGAATAGTTTTGTTCGTTTAGCAAAAGATACTGAAAAAAGATTGTTGGAAATAGGTGTGTCTAATCAGGACGAATACGATTTGATTTTTGATCTTATCAGCAACTCAGTCACTGAAAGAAAAAAAGGGAAAGTAGACTTCAACAACCAATTTATCCTTTTAGAGCTTCTTCACCTCTTTATGAAATATCCAGGAGAGACCTTCTCTAAGGAAGCCATTGTTAAGAAAATTTGGAATCAAGAATATTCTCCTGTAATCCATGACAATAAGATTTACGTTACCATTAAAAGATTAAGAAAAATGATTGAGCCAGACTATAACAAGCCGAAGTATATATTTCGCGCAAAGAGTGGATACTTTTTCAACAAAGCATCCCGAGTAAGATTGAATGTAGAGGAGAGATGA
- a CDS encoding response regulator codes for MARKILLVEDNATNIAIMTEFLTDENFEILFAKDGEEAVAVAESGKPDLILMDINLPIMSGIDATKKIRSNPNTKDIPIIALTAGIMPDQKKQAMDAGCNDFHGKPIDFMLLIDLMNKYLK; via the coding sequence GTGGCACGTAAAATTCTTTTGGTAGAAGATAATGCAACAAATATTGCTATTATGACAGAGTTTCTCACAGATGAGAATTTTGAGATTCTGTTTGCAAAAGATGGGGAAGAGGCTGTTGCAGTCGCTGAGAGTGGAAAGCCAGATCTTATTCTCATGGATATAAATTTGCCAATCATGTCTGGAATTGATGCCACAAAAAAAATTAGATCAAATCCAAACACAAAAGATATTCCTATTATCGCTCTGACGGCAGGAATTATGCCTGACCAAAAGAAACAAGCCATGGACGCTGGATGCAATGATTTCCACGGCAAACCAATTGATTTTATGCTTTTGATTGATCTAATGAATAAATATCTTAAATAA
- a CDS encoding YfiR family protein codes for MKSSIKKSFVTRTAYIFFVLFIAMVSSSQIRAESLADLDRVQAAFIYQFTNYIEWPESKKEESADFNITVLGNSSIFQHLSEISKNKKIRDKKINLHQAQSLADLKDSQLVILVFTEEKILTSLVKKTKGSSTLIISKEKGFAEKGSMINFFLEDGKLRFEMNRERIESEKLKVSSQLLKLAKLI; via the coding sequence TTGAAATCCAGCATAAAAAAATCTTTTGTAACTCGCACAGCATACATTTTTTTTGTTTTGTTTATTGCTATGGTATCGAGTTCACAAATACGTGCGGAAAGCCTAGCAGATCTCGATAGAGTGCAAGCCGCGTTCATTTACCAATTTACAAACTACATTGAATGGCCAGAGTCGAAGAAAGAAGAGAGTGCGGATTTCAATATCACGGTACTCGGAAACTCGTCTATCTTTCAGCACTTATCGGAAATTTCTAAGAATAAAAAAATTAGAGACAAAAAAATCAATTTACACCAAGCTCAAAGTTTAGCCGACCTCAAAGACAGTCAATTGGTCATATTGGTTTTCACCGAAGAGAAAATTTTAACCTCTCTGGTGAAGAAAACCAAAGGATCTTCTACTCTTATTATTAGCAAAGAAAAAGGGTTTGCCGAAAAAGGTTCTATGATTAATTTTTTCCTAGAAGACGGTAAACTAAGATTTGAAATGAACAGAGAACGAATCGAGTCTGAAAAGCTAAAGGTTAGCTCTCAACTTTTAAAGTTAGCAAAATTAATTTAA
- a CDS encoding TonB-dependent receptor plug domain-containing protein, producing the protein MNFRIVFNVLLFMSLFSTATYAQDEAPASPPTAAADDFSALSLEDLMKIEVALPSKKKQSQQNAAAIVSIVTRADIELYGMRDLSDVLRLVPGFEFGMDSFANVGLGSRGLWVHEGKALIMINGVMANDLGYGNVNFLSTFPAAIIEKVEIIRGPGSAVYGGLAEANVINVITRSGKDLDGVVVNANMGSMGGELTKSGNLAYGKKTEDMEYSLHFGKSMRPFSSKKWSDFYGGSIDLDTANSGRYWQHLITEMKFKDNLTIRYNQFSLDFGSQSGYGAVVPPLNGMYTERLNVVNQGLDIQYTIPVNSKISLIPTLTYMEGVPMGAATHPNIQLDPAVQEFNGPGNTIKNYKAELKANYDHEDSQLSIGAGYAMDWAESISTNGDPGLHTSPTENKFEVGNESNYAFAQWLQTMGKFNLTAGGRYEDTVFGDAFAPRVGVTYTDGDFNSKLLYGQSYRVPLTFQAYTRLSATDPNALNPESSETWEYELGYLLQKNLSAKLNIFYLKVKDVITYVGAQNLYANQGEMISEGVEGEVQYRLPNVGGFFNFSYVQPRSESSSAYITADKEHLLGLPNLKLNLGAYYIWNDFQFGPSLTYLSTRYGQTEVSANSGNTDFSYRSFDAIILTNLSINWREVAKDIDLRFTVHNIFDEDYLLVQPYYGGHAPMPAYEREFMLNLEARL; encoded by the coding sequence ATGAATTTTAGAATTGTATTTAATGTTTTGTTATTTATGAGTTTGTTTTCAACAGCCACTTACGCTCAGGACGAAGCCCCGGCAAGTCCTCCTACTGCAGCTGCTGATGATTTCAGCGCCCTTTCGCTGGAAGACCTTATGAAAATTGAAGTAGCTCTACCATCTAAAAAAAAACAGTCTCAACAAAACGCAGCCGCAATTGTCTCGATTGTAACTAGAGCGGATATTGAGCTCTACGGAATGAGAGACCTCTCTGATGTTTTGAGACTTGTCCCCGGCTTTGAATTTGGTATGGATAGTTTTGCGAACGTAGGATTGGGTTCTCGTGGACTATGGGTTCATGAAGGAAAAGCGCTCATTATGATTAATGGTGTTATGGCTAACGATCTTGGCTATGGCAACGTGAATTTTTTGAGTACTTTCCCAGCCGCAATAATTGAAAAGGTTGAAATCATTCGCGGACCCGGCAGCGCCGTGTACGGAGGTCTAGCAGAAGCCAACGTAATCAATGTTATCACACGTTCAGGAAAGGACCTTGATGGCGTAGTTGTCAATGCGAACATGGGATCCATGGGAGGCGAGCTTACTAAGAGTGGAAATCTAGCCTATGGTAAAAAAACAGAGGACATGGAATACTCACTCCATTTTGGTAAGTCTATGCGTCCTTTTTCAAGCAAAAAATGGAGTGATTTTTATGGGGGCAGTATCGATCTCGACACGGCAAACAGCGGTCGTTATTGGCAGCATCTCATTACCGAAATGAAGTTTAAAGACAACCTTACCATTCGTTACAATCAATTCTCTTTAGACTTTGGATCTCAAAGTGGCTATGGTGCCGTCGTTCCGCCTCTAAACGGAATGTATACCGAGAGATTGAATGTCGTGAATCAAGGGTTGGATATTCAGTACACAATACCCGTTAACTCTAAAATCAGTCTTATACCCACACTCACCTACATGGAGGGGGTGCCCATGGGAGCTGCGACTCACCCAAATATCCAATTGGATCCCGCGGTACAAGAGTTTAATGGCCCAGGCAATACTATAAAAAACTATAAGGCCGAATTAAAAGCCAACTACGACCATGAAGACTCACAACTATCTATCGGCGCAGGATACGCCATGGATTGGGCCGAAAGTATCAGCACAAATGGAGATCCAGGACTTCACACTTCACCAACAGAAAATAAATTCGAAGTGGGCAATGAATCAAATTATGCTTTTGCACAGTGGCTTCAGACGATGGGGAAATTTAATTTAACAGCAGGCGGACGTTACGAGGACACTGTCTTTGGAGATGCCTTTGCTCCTAGAGTAGGAGTTACCTATACTGATGGTGATTTCAACTCTAAATTACTCTATGGCCAATCCTACCGCGTTCCTCTAACCTTCCAGGCGTATACAAGATTAAGTGCTACAGATCCCAATGCTCTAAATCCAGAAAGCTCAGAAACATGGGAATACGAACTGGGTTATTTATTACAAAAAAACCTTTCAGCAAAACTTAATATTTTTTATTTAAAAGTTAAAGATGTAATCACTTACGTTGGCGCACAAAATCTATATGCGAACCAAGGGGAAATGATAAGCGAAGGCGTTGAGGGTGAAGTGCAGTATCGCCTTCCTAATGTCGGAGGTTTTTTCAATTTCTCTTATGTACAACCACGATCTGAAAGTTCTTCTGCCTATATCACAGCGGACAAAGAGCATCTTTTGGGTTTACCGAATTTAAAATTAAATTTAGGTGCTTATTATATTTGGAATGACTTTCAATTCGGTCCTTCATTGACATATTTATCAACTCGCTATGGGCAAACTGAAGTATCTGCAAACAGCGGTAACACCGATTTCAGCTATAGATCCTTTGATGCTATTATCTTGACCAACCTTAGCATCAACTGGCGCGAAGTGGCCAAGGACATTGACTTGAGATTCACCGTGCATAATATCTTTGATGAGGATTACCTTTTGGTTCAACCTTATTATGGTGGGCATGCACCAATGCCAGCCTATGAACGCGAATTTATGCTAAATCTTGAAGCTCGTCTGTAG